In the Geitlerinema sp. PCC 9228 genome, one interval contains:
- a CDS encoding J domain-containing protein produces the protein MVKYNSLLFLLKTLPVFVFCLTQLHPYSVIPIFISLFVVFLILLVKTIQEIWEEFNTADDAYLYGRDARYANGDRKYPFESSENEEAQKNRQIDFYIKLLDLTWPFTRKDLTKAYRRKARQTHPDVPGGSKQAFLQVREAYDKLQEYLQTSPTGK, from the coding sequence ATGGTTAAGTATAATTCTTTACTCTTTTTGCTCAAGACTTTGCCAGTTTTTGTATTTTGCCTGACCCAGCTTCACCCGTATTCGGTGATTCCTATTTTTATTTCCCTGTTCGTTGTTTTTTTGATTTTGCTGGTAAAAACCATTCAAGAAATCTGGGAGGAATTTAATACTGCAGACGATGCTTATTTATATGGTCGAGATGCTCGCTATGCCAACGGCGATCGCAAATATCCCTTTGAATCTTCCGAAAACGAGGAGGCTCAAAAAAACCGACAAATCGATTTTTACATAAAACTGCTCGATTTAACCTGGCCTTTTACCAGAAAAGACCTCACCAAAGCCTATCGCCGCAAAGCCAGACAAACCCATCCTGACGTTCCCGGCGGCAGCAAACAGGCTTTTCTCCAAGTACGGGAAGCCTACGATAAATTACAAGAATATTTGCAAACCTCTCCCACTGGAAAATAA
- a CDS encoding NAD(P)(+) transhydrogenase (Re/Si-specific) subunit beta — MNEYVDSGIQLAYLGAASLFILGLKQLGSPATARRGNLLAALGMFVAVVATLLYQEVLNYQTILIGIAIGAGIGAIAAQKVEMTAMPQMVGLFNGLGGAASALVASGEFWQLANSSELISPDTNFTILLSIFIGGVTFSGSLIAFSKLQRLLPGAPLTFPLQQPFNLTLLGVFLASSAYLLFFEPGNLTAFAAIAAVSLVLGIMFVLPIGGGDMPVVISLLNSFSGLAASAAGFVIKNNMLIIAGALVGASGIILTVIMCKAMNRSLTSVLFGAFGASEGTAAATSSTQKEKTVRSLDAEEAAMMLGYARSVVIVPGYGMAVAQAQHSVQELVDLLEKKGVEVKYAIHPVAGRMPGHMNVLLAEANVPYPQLYDMEDINPQFGQTDVALVIGANDVVNPAAREQQDSPIYGMPILNVDTAKNTIVIKRSLSTGFAGIDNDLFYRNKTFMMFGSAKDMVTQLVNEVKQL, encoded by the coding sequence ATGAATGAGTACGTAGACTCTGGAATTCAGCTAGCCTACTTAGGGGCAGCTTCCCTATTTATTTTGGGACTCAAACAGTTGGGTAGTCCGGCAACCGCCCGTCGCGGCAACTTGCTGGCGGCTTTGGGGATGTTTGTGGCCGTGGTAGCCACCCTGCTGTATCAAGAAGTGCTCAACTACCAAACTATCCTCATCGGCATCGCCATTGGTGCCGGTATTGGCGCGATCGCTGCCCAAAAAGTGGAAATGACCGCCATGCCGCAAATGGTGGGTCTGTTCAACGGTTTGGGGGGGGCCGCTTCCGCGTTGGTTGCCAGCGGTGAGTTTTGGCAGCTAGCCAACAGCAGCGAATTGATTTCCCCAGATACCAACTTCACCATTTTGCTGAGTATTTTTATTGGTGGGGTCACTTTTTCCGGTAGTTTGATTGCTTTTTCTAAATTGCAACGCCTCTTGCCCGGTGCCCCGCTCACATTTCCCCTGCAGCAACCTTTTAACCTAACGTTGTTAGGGGTTTTTCTAGCAAGCAGCGCCTACTTACTCTTCTTTGAACCTGGCAATCTCACCGCCTTTGCTGCGATCGCTGCTGTTTCCCTGGTTTTGGGCATCATGTTCGTGTTGCCCATTGGCGGCGGCGATATGCCGGTGGTAATCTCCCTTTTGAACTCCTTCTCGGGGTTGGCAGCCAGTGCCGCTGGTTTTGTCATTAAAAACAACATGCTGATTATCGCTGGTGCCTTGGTAGGGGCATCGGGCATTATTTTGACGGTCATCATGTGCAAAGCCATGAACCGTTCCCTCACCAGCGTTCTCTTTGGGGCTTTTGGTGCCAGCGAAGGCACAGCTGCCGCCACTTCCAGTACGCAAAAAGAGAAAACCGTACGCTCTCTAGATGCGGAAGAAGCTGCTATGATGTTAGGCTATGCCCGTTCCGTGGTCATCGTTCCCGGATATGGTATGGCAGTCGCCCAGGCACAACACTCCGTACAAGAGTTGGTGGATTTGCTAGAGAAAAAGGGCGTGGAAGTAAAATACGCCATCCATCCAGTTGCCGGTCGCATGCCAGGGCATATGAACGTTTTGCTGGCGGAAGCCAACGTTCCCTACCCGCAACTGTACGATATGGAGGATATCAATCCCCAGTTTGGACAAACAGACGTGGCTTTGGTGATTGGTGCCAACGATGTGGTCAATCCCGCAGCGAGGGAACAACAAGATAGCCCCATTTACGGCATGCCAATTTTGAACGTAGATACCGCCAAAAACACCATTGTCATCAAGCGTAGCTTGAGTACGGGATTTGCCGGCATCGATAACGACTTGTTTTACAGGAATAAAACGTTTATGATGTTTGGCAGCGCGAAAGATATGGTGACGCAGCTGGTAAATGAGGTAAAACAGTTGTAA
- the miaB gene encoding tRNA (N6-isopentenyl adenosine(37)-C2)-methylthiotransferase MiaB, translating to MTMKTPRNYHITTFGCQMNKADSERMAGILDDMGFTFVEDPDDADIIVYNTCTIRDNAEQKVYSYLGKQAKRKHQTPELTLVVAGCVAQQEGEALMRRVPELDLVLGPQHANRLQDLLEQVFDGNQVVATEPIHIMEDITKPRRDSDISAWVNVIYGCNERCTYCVVPNVRGTEQSRMPEAIRAEMEELGRAGYKEVTLLGQNIDAYGRDLPGVTPEGRNKYNFTDLLYYVHDVPGIERIRFATSHPRYFTERLIAACAELPKVCEHFHIPFQSGDNDILKAMARGYTQEKYRRIVDKIRHYLPDAAISADAIVGFPGETEAQFENTLKLVDDIGFDQLNTAAYSPRPGTAAAKMENEISEEVKKDRLQRLNHLVATKAAERSQRYYNRIEEVLVEGVNPKDASQVMGRTRGNRLTFFKGDLDTLRGKIVPVQITEVRAFSLTGEALVPAAVG from the coding sequence ATGACAATGAAAACCCCGCGCAACTATCACATCACCACCTTCGGCTGCCAAATGAACAAAGCCGATTCCGAACGGATGGCTGGAATTTTAGACGATATGGGGTTCACCTTCGTCGAAGACCCCGACGACGCCGATATCATTGTTTACAATACTTGTACCATTCGCGATAACGCCGAACAAAAAGTTTATTCCTATCTAGGTAAACAGGCGAAACGCAAACACCAAACGCCAGAACTCACCCTCGTGGTTGCCGGTTGCGTGGCCCAGCAAGAAGGGGAAGCCTTAATGCGTCGCGTACCGGAGTTGGATCTGGTTTTGGGGCCGCAACATGCCAACCGCCTGCAGGATTTGCTAGAGCAAGTATTTGATGGCAATCAGGTAGTCGCTACCGAACCCATCCACATCATGGAAGACATCACCAAGCCACGGCGGGATAGCGATATTTCCGCTTGGGTGAATGTCATTTACGGCTGTAACGAGCGTTGTACCTACTGCGTCGTTCCCAACGTCCGCGGAACCGAACAATCCCGCATGCCAGAAGCCATTCGCGCGGAAATGGAAGAGTTGGGACGTGCGGGATACAAAGAAGTAACCCTGTTGGGTCAAAATATCGACGCTTACGGCCGTGATTTGCCGGGAGTGACCCCAGAAGGTAGGAACAAATACAACTTTACCGATTTGCTGTATTACGTTCACGACGTTCCCGGCATCGAACGCATTCGTTTTGCCACCAGCCATCCCCGCTATTTTACCGAACGTTTGATTGCGGCCTGTGCAGAACTGCCTAAGGTATGCGAACATTTTCACATTCCCTTTCAATCCGGGGATAATGACATTCTCAAAGCCATGGCGCGGGGATATACCCAGGAAAAATATCGCCGTATCGTCGATAAAATTCGCCATTACCTTCCCGACGCAGCCATCAGTGCCGATGCTATTGTCGGATTTCCCGGGGAAACGGAAGCACAATTTGAAAACACGTTAAAATTAGTGGACGATATTGGTTTCGACCAGTTAAATACAGCTGCTTATTCCCCACGTCCGGGAACAGCAGCGGCTAAAATGGAAAATGAAATCTCCGAAGAAGTGAAAAAAGACCGCCTGCAGCGTTTGAATCATTTGGTGGCCACCAAAGCCGCCGAGCGATCGCAACGGTATTACAATCGCATCGAAGAAGTACTGGTGGAAGGTGTCAATCCCAAAGACGCTTCCCAGGTCATGGGGAGAACCCGCGGCAACCGCCTAACTTTCTTCAAGGGAGATTTAGATACCCTACGAGGAAAAATCGTTCCGGTTCAAATTACCGAAGTTCGTGCTTTCAGTTTGACAGGCGAAGCTTTGGTGCCAGCTGCTGTTGGGTAG
- a CDS encoding NAD(P)/FAD-dependent oxidoreductase, which translates to MAAEYDLVVIGNRPAGVRAAIAARQWGARVALVWPPSATQAWESSGLELRDIWERTVSTRGSLRDDVFAATQIRGGENHPVKRARIWGAEVVRHLMAAQSPSVLESLGIDLVCETGRFVKFPKLAFAIERRSLRSRAYLLATGVQPHIPQIAGLVTTSYLDSETIGELAKRENLPSQMAIVGASPASVHLAQIWQQFGSNVTLLVGSSHILPKEDPEIAYLLQASLEASGVRVMTQATVTQVQEIQQKKWVLAGNRAIESDEIVFATGYQPDLEGWNLETVGVKWHLTRTGKKRLQVNAKLQTTNPQIYACGSLLGGYPFPHIGCYEAEIAVKNALFAPWFSPNYQGIPWGIGTQPEMARVGLTEAQAQRRYGDRIVVLRHSLTDLRAMQVDGMPVGLAKLVLQKSNGKLLGAHLLLPHARELIVPLAALIRQKKSIEAIATIVPMMPSYSELFQRLYDSWQEQKRQRHPLRQRLRETFFTWRRG; encoded by the coding sequence ATGGCGGCAGAGTACGATCTGGTTGTAATCGGAAATCGCCCCGCCGGCGTGCGGGCAGCGATCGCTGCTCGTCAGTGGGGTGCCCGCGTAGCCCTGGTTTGGCCGCCATCGGCGACCCAAGCATGGGAAAGTAGCGGTTTGGAACTAAGAGATATTTGGGAACGTACCGTATCCACCAGAGGAAGCCTGCGGGATGATGTTTTTGCGGCTACCCAAATTCGGGGAGGAGAAAATCACCCGGTCAAACGCGCTCGTATATGGGGCGCTGAGGTAGTTCGCCATTTGATGGCCGCTCAATCGCCATCTGTTTTAGAAAGCCTGGGTATTGACCTCGTCTGCGAAACCGGTCGGTTTGTCAAATTCCCCAAACTCGCCTTTGCCATCGAACGGCGTTCCCTGCGATCGCGAGCCTACCTGCTAGCGACGGGGGTCCAACCCCACATTCCACAAATTGCCGGTTTGGTAACCACCAGCTATTTAGACAGCGAAACCATTGGCGAACTCGCCAAACGCGAAAATTTGCCATCGCAAATGGCCATTGTGGGGGCTTCCCCAGCCAGCGTTCACCTCGCCCAAATTTGGCAGCAATTTGGTAGCAACGTGACTTTATTGGTGGGAAGCTCTCACATTTTGCCGAAAGAAGACCCAGAAATTGCATACCTGCTGCAAGCTAGCTTGGAAGCCAGTGGCGTGCGCGTAATGACCCAAGCTACTGTAACCCAAGTTCAAGAAATTCAACAGAAAAAATGGGTTCTTGCCGGCAATCGTGCCATTGAAAGCGATGAAATTGTCTTTGCCACTGGCTATCAACCGGATTTGGAAGGCTGGAATTTAGAAACGGTGGGCGTCAAATGGCATTTAACCCGTACTGGGAAAAAGCGGCTGCAGGTCAATGCCAAACTACAAACCACCAACCCGCAGATTTATGCTTGCGGGAGTCTTTTGGGGGGGTACCCTTTCCCCCACATCGGCTGCTACGAAGCGGAAATTGCTGTCAAAAATGCCCTGTTTGCCCCTTGGTTTTCTCCCAACTACCAAGGCATTCCTTGGGGAATTGGTACGCAACCGGAAATGGCACGGGTGGGATTGACCGAAGCTCAAGCCCAAAGACGCTACGGCGATCGCATTGTGGTGCTGCGCCACTCGCTGACCGACCTGCGAGCCATGCAAGTGGATGGGATGCCAGTGGGATTGGCCAAACTCGTTTTGCAAAAGAGCAATGGAAAATTGCTTGGGGCTCATTTGTTACTTCCCCACGCCCGAGAACTCATCGTACCCCTGGCTGCTCTCATCCGCCAAAAAAAAAGCATCGAAGCGATCGCCACCATCGTTCCCATGATGCCCAGCTACAGCGAACTGTTCCAACGACTGTACGACAGCTGGCAAGAACAAAAGCGCCAGCGCCACCCCCTACGCCAACGCCTGCGGGAAACCTTTTTTACCTGGCGGCGGGGTTGA
- a CDS encoding glycoside hydrolase, with protein MSHPLYVAFIWHQHQPLYKSYRSGEYRLPWVRLHGTKDYLDLILLLEKYPQLRQTVNLVPSLILQLEDYINDRARDPYLEATLTPVEKLTQGQKKFVLEHFFDANHRTMVDPHPRYAELYEQKQEKGIHWCWENWSLRDYGDLMAWHNLAWIDPIFWDQPAIAKFFQKGRNFTFYDRQEIWQQQRQILARIVAKHKELQDNGQLEVTTSPYTHPILPLLADTDAAKVAMPEVPLPNKRFQYPSDIPRHLQRAIDMYRQRFGVDPKGLWPSEQSVSPDILDDVAQAGFQWLCSDEAVLGWTLSRFFNRDAAGNLQEAELLYRPYRLQTPHGDLSIVFRDHRLSDLIGFTYSSIDPKKAASDLVGYLEAIARQLRQQQSSNSTTLDQPWLVTIALDGENCWEFYQEDGKPFLEHLYQLCSDTQQLQLVTVSEFLDKFPPQDSLPSHQLHSGSWVDGNFATWIGDPIKNRAWDLLYDARKTLENHPEATEETNPAVWEALYAAEGSDWFWWFGEGHSSNQDAIFDQLFREHLADIYEALGEPVPDALQSPLEEHERKGEQRPQTFIHPTIDGAGDEQDWNHAGRIEVGAARGTMHRSSPVQRIWYGRDHLNFYLRLDFQTGKKPGKDFPAEFNLFWYYPHRTMHNSTLPLEELPDREPLNYLFHHHLGIDLLTQSIWFYEAGEYNCWYAHRTRAQVGLDRCLEIAIPWDDLPTEPGWSLELLLVFSNAGHFRSHLPEDHLITIDSP; from the coding sequence ATGAGTCATCCACTATACGTTGCTTTTATTTGGCACCAGCACCAGCCTCTATACAAAAGTTATCGCAGCGGCGAATATCGGCTGCCTTGGGTACGCCTGCACGGTACCAAAGACTATTTAGACTTAATCTTACTGCTAGAAAAATATCCCCAGTTGCGCCAAACCGTCAACTTGGTTCCCTCTCTAATTTTGCAACTGGAAGATTATATCAACGACCGCGCCAGAGACCCCTATTTAGAAGCAACCCTCACTCCTGTAGAAAAGCTCACCCAAGGACAAAAAAAGTTTGTTCTAGAACATTTTTTTGATGCCAACCACCGCACCATGGTGGATCCCCATCCCCGCTACGCCGAACTGTACGAACAAAAACAAGAAAAAGGGATTCACTGGTGTTGGGAAAACTGGTCGCTGCGCGATTATGGGGATTTGATGGCTTGGCACAATTTAGCCTGGATCGATCCCATTTTCTGGGACCAACCGGCAATTGCCAAGTTTTTTCAAAAAGGACGGAACTTTACATTTTACGATCGCCAAGAAATTTGGCAGCAACAACGGCAAATTCTGGCGCGTATCGTTGCCAAACATAAAGAACTGCAAGATAACGGACAGTTAGAAGTCACCACATCTCCCTACACTCACCCCATCTTACCGCTGCTGGCAGATACCGACGCTGCCAAAGTAGCCATGCCAGAAGTCCCGCTACCGAACAAGCGGTTTCAATACCCCAGCGACATTCCCCGACACTTGCAGCGCGCTATTGACATGTATCGCCAGCGATTTGGGGTCGATCCCAAAGGCTTATGGCCCTCGGAACAGTCGGTGAGTCCGGACATTTTGGACGATGTGGCACAAGCTGGATTTCAGTGGCTGTGTTCCGACGAAGCGGTTTTGGGATGGACCTTAAGCCGCTTTTTCAATCGCGATGCGGCGGGGAATTTACAAGAAGCAGAACTTTTATACCGTCCCTATCGCCTGCAAACCCCCCACGGCGATCTCAGCATTGTCTTTCGCGACCATCGCTTGTCGGATTTAATTGGGTTCACCTACAGTTCCATAGACCCCAAAAAAGCTGCTTCCGATTTGGTAGGGTATCTAGAAGCGATCGCGCGCCAGCTACGCCAGCAACAAAGCAGCAACAGCACCACCTTAGACCAACCCTGGCTGGTTACCATTGCCCTCGACGGGGAAAACTGCTGGGAATTTTACCAAGAAGACGGCAAACCCTTCCTAGAGCATTTATACCAACTGTGCAGCGATACCCAACAACTGCAGTTGGTCACCGTTTCCGAATTTTTGGATAAATTTCCCCCACAGGACTCCCTTCCTAGCCACCAACTCCACAGCGGTTCCTGGGTAGACGGCAACTTTGCCACGTGGATTGGCGATCCCATCAAAAACCGCGCCTGGGATTTGCTCTACGATGCGCGGAAAACCCTAGAAAACCATCCCGAAGCCACCGAAGAAACCAACCCCGCCGTCTGGGAAGCTTTATATGCTGCCGAAGGATCCGACTGGTTCTGGTGGTTTGGCGAAGGTCACAGTTCCAACCAAGATGCCATCTTTGACCAGTTATTCCGCGAACACCTAGCTGACATTTACGAAGCTTTGGGAGAACCGGTTCCCGACGCTTTACAATCTCCCTTGGAAGAACACGAACGCAAAGGCGAACAACGTCCGCAAACTTTCATTCATCCCACCATCGATGGTGCTGGAGACGAACAAGATTGGAACCATGCCGGTCGCATTGAAGTGGGTGCGGCGCGCGGTACTATGCACCGCAGCAGTCCGGTACAGCGCATTTGGTACGGACGCGATCACTTAAATTTCTACCTGCGTTTGGATTTTCAAACTGGGAAAAAACCAGGCAAGGATTTTCCTGCGGAATTCAATTTATTTTGGTACTACCCGCACCGTACAATGCACAACAGTACCTTACCTTTAGAAGAACTCCCCGATCGGGAACCGTTAAATTATTTATTTCACCACCATCTAGGCATCGATCTGCTCACTCAATCCATTTGGTTTTATGAAGCGGGGGAATACAATTGCTGGTACGCGCACAGAACCCGCGCGCAAGTGGGACTCGACCGCTGTTTGGAAATTGCCATTCCCTGGGATGACCTACCTACGGAACCGGGTTGGTCTTTAGAGCTACTTTTGGTCTTTTCCAACGCTGGTCATTTTCGTTCCCATCTGCCGGAAGACCATTTGATTACTATTGATAGTCCCTAA
- a CDS encoding NifU family protein, whose product MTQALALTPENVEQVLDQLRPYLMADGGNVELVEIDGPIVKLRLQGACGSCPSSTMTLKMGIERKLRQEIPEIAEVEAIM is encoded by the coding sequence ATGACCCAAGCACTCGCTTTAACCCCAGAAAACGTCGAACAGGTTCTCGACCAACTGCGTCCCTACTTGATGGCAGATGGCGGCAACGTAGAATTGGTAGAAATTGACGGTCCCATCGTCAAACTACGCCTGCAAGGAGCCTGCGGTTCTTGCCCCAGCTCCACCATGACCCTGAAAATGGGGATCGAGCGCAAACTGCGCCAAGAAATCCCCGAAATTGCGGAAGTAGAAGCCATCATGTAA
- a CDS encoding HU family DNA-binding protein, with translation MNKGELVDRVAEKATESLGSSVTKKQADAVVSAVFETIMEAVSAGDKVTLVGFGSFESRERKAREGRNPKTGDRMEIPATKVPAFSAGKLFKDKVAPDSDNN, from the coding sequence ATGAATAAAGGAGAATTGGTCGATCGCGTGGCCGAAAAAGCCACCGAAAGCTTAGGCAGTAGCGTAACGAAAAAACAGGCAGACGCCGTCGTTAGTGCTGTTTTTGAAACCATTATGGAAGCTGTGTCTGCCGGCGATAAAGTCACTTTGGTAGGATTTGGTTCTTTTGAGTCCAGAGAACGCAAAGCTCGTGAAGGTCGCAACCCCAAAACTGGTGACAGAATGGAAATTCCCGCTACCAAAGTACCGGCCTTTTCCGCTGGCAAGCTGTTTAAAGACAAAGTAGCTCCTGACAGCGACAACAACTGA
- a CDS encoding PilN domain-containing protein, whose protein sequence is MYSIDINFLNDRPDYRPDLVKARSGGGVQLSANNQLFLIGGASVGLAVPALMLGALLVVNHQKSGLQTELEKIQGDLAALESKVQEVKNAQAQIEALQNEAEAMAAVFDHVKPWSALMEELRDRATMAGVTIQMVEQTEIQPEAPANNSQKEKEGEEQPQAKPKPIVNLEISGTATNYDTLNDFLLVLKDSPFFQKEQTSLTEAQKTDNPSNVEFLDESIPNDTELPDVVEYTIETRLTDTRVHELLPEIRENGADGIVARIETLKQEGLFSDDS, encoded by the coding sequence ATGTATAGTATTGATATTAATTTTCTGAACGACCGCCCCGACTACCGACCCGATTTGGTGAAAGCTCGATCTGGTGGCGGCGTTCAACTATCTGCTAACAATCAACTCTTCCTCATTGGGGGGGCAAGCGTTGGTTTGGCTGTTCCTGCTTTGATGTTGGGGGCTTTGTTAGTGGTCAACCACCAGAAAAGCGGACTGCAAACAGAATTGGAAAAAATCCAAGGGGATTTGGCAGCTTTGGAAAGCAAGGTGCAAGAGGTGAAAAACGCCCAAGCCCAAATCGAAGCTTTACAGAACGAGGCAGAAGCCATGGCAGCGGTGTTCGACCACGTGAAACCCTGGTCCGCCCTGATGGAAGAACTCCGCGATCGCGCCACGATGGCTGGGGTGACCATTCAAATGGTGGAACAAACCGAAATCCAACCTGAAGCCCCCGCAAACAACAGCCAAAAAGAGAAAGAAGGAGAAGAGCAACCACAAGCTAAGCCCAAACCAATTGTGAATTTGGAAATTTCTGGAACGGCAACCAACTACGATACGTTAAACGACTTCCTGTTGGTGTTGAAAGACTCGCCATTTTTTCAAAAAGAGCAAACTTCCCTCACGGAAGCTCAGAAAACGGACAATCCCAGCAATGTAGAGTTTTTGGATGAGTCGATTCCTAACGATACCGAACTGCCCGATGTGGTGGAATATACAATAGAAACCAGGTTGACCGATACTCGGGTGCATGAATTACTACCGGAAATTCGCGAAAATGGTGCCGATGGCATCGTGGCGCGCATTGAAACGCTGAAACAAGAGGGGTTATTTAGCGATGACAGCTAG
- a CDS encoding type IV pilus secretin family protein: protein MNVHFGFREFFASTAVVVVAAQPAWAEPAQITSVQLRESNGSVEIILQTQGGDRPQIFTTRSGNRLVADLIDTQLNLPQGDTFRRSNPTSGIASVVLTPLDGNSVRMVVTGANTAPSAQILQNNRQGIILGLNPNPAVATTPPSAARQNQQQQQPSRIQMPPGMNSQQQPSQQQPSQQQAQQPSPSQSPDVLVPNPEITIDGQPAPNGRQARPTPPFQPRAVAPPVGDIAVSNLSPGSDTIELNTQEVVPRLVLRDAPVREVLSLLARAANLNLIFTGDNQGDGEGNGGAPQTTISLDIQNERVQAVFNHVLRLANLQANRVDNTIFVGEQLPNSAKNVIIRTFRLNQVRAAQAAAFLSAQGAESQRVVETTQTQVQTQQVGEGEQQSTITNRTEETTVRIDPLSAPSEESRGPLLLRGLSIITDERLNAITLIGEPRKIQLASSFLSQLDARRRQVAVNVKIIDINLNNQEEVNTSFSFGINDSFFVSDSGTAIVNFGETGPPNATQAQRTISPPVVDNPVTGEPFVDPNSQIRVPNTAPDQIIQLPDGEIIRREGGSGTFFEPTAPVTEDPFQPGISDIELPEDTEITFDEDGNADISLGDVGEITTALPSLFQFPTKFLARLRAQVVSGNAKILTDPTLVVQEGQQANVQLTEDIVKNVNINFVDTEGVSRTEREVNFEEVGLTLAVDVQRIDDNGFVTLTISPTVSSPGQRINLGDNDAFATTVNTRSVSSGQIRIRDGQTLILTGIIQDTDRVDVTKWPILGDLPIVGSLFRSTDRENERSEVIVLVTPRILNDSEQSTYGYGYTPGQEARQMLQQRGFQVPGQR, encoded by the coding sequence GTGAACGTGCATTTTGGTTTTCGCGAGTTCTTCGCCAGTACAGCCGTGGTCGTGGTAGCCGCCCAACCAGCCTGGGCGGAACCGGCTCAAATTACTTCCGTACAGTTGCGTGAAAGCAATGGCAGCGTAGAAATTATTCTACAAACCCAAGGCGGCGATCGCCCGCAAATTTTTACCACCCGCAGCGGCAATCGCTTGGTAGCCGACCTCATCGATACGCAGCTCAACCTGCCCCAGGGAGATACCTTTCGCCGCAGCAACCCCACCTCTGGGATTGCTTCGGTGGTGCTTACCCCCCTCGATGGCAATAGCGTACGGATGGTGGTAACGGGGGCAAACACAGCCCCTAGTGCCCAAATCTTACAAAACAACCGCCAAGGAATTATCCTAGGTCTCAATCCCAATCCCGCCGTTGCCACCACGCCTCCTAGCGCTGCCCGCCAGAACCAGCAGCAACAGCAACCTTCTAGAATCCAAATGCCGCCAGGGATGAATTCCCAACAACAACCATCCCAACAACAACCATCCCAACAACAAGCACAACAGCCTTCTCCTTCCCAATCGCCAGATGTGCTGGTGCCCAATCCAGAAATTACCATTGACGGTCAGCCTGCCCCCAATGGTAGACAAGCCAGACCCACCCCACCCTTTCAACCCCGAGCTGTCGCCCCACCCGTGGGCGATATTGCTGTTTCTAATTTAAGCCCCGGTTCCGACACCATCGAACTGAACACCCAAGAAGTGGTACCACGCTTGGTTTTGCGAGATGCCCCCGTACGGGAAGTGCTTTCCCTGCTTGCCCGGGCTGCCAACCTCAACTTAATTTTTACTGGCGACAACCAAGGAGATGGGGAAGGCAATGGTGGCGCGCCTCAAACTACCATTAGCTTGGATATTCAAAACGAACGGGTACAAGCGGTGTTCAACCATGTTTTGCGCCTGGCTAATTTACAGGCCAACCGCGTGGACAACACTATTTTCGTAGGAGAACAACTGCCCAATTCCGCTAAAAATGTTATCATCCGTACATTTCGTCTCAATCAAGTGCGCGCTGCCCAGGCTGCAGCTTTTTTAAGCGCTCAAGGTGCTGAATCACAACGGGTTGTGGAAACCACACAAACGCAAGTACAAACCCAGCAAGTCGGTGAAGGAGAGCAGCAATCGACAATTACCAACAGAACGGAAGAAACTACTGTCCGGATCGATCCTTTGTCAGCGCCTAGTGAGGAGAGTAGGGGGCCTCTTTTGCTACGCGGACTTTCGATTATCACCGATGAACGGCTAAACGCCATTACTTTAATTGGGGAACCACGCAAAATTCAACTAGCAAGTTCTTTTCTAAGTCAACTTGACGCTAGGAGAAGACAAGTAGCTGTCAATGTAAAAATCATTGATATAAATCTAAATAACCAAGAAGAGGTGAACACGAGTTTTTCTTTTGGTATTAACGACAGTTTCTTTGTCAGCGACAGCGGTACGGCGATTGTCAACTTCGGCGAAACCGGACCGCCCAACGCCACCCAAGCCCAACGCACAATCAGTCCGCCGGTAGTTGACAATCCCGTCACTGGCGAACCGTTTGTAGACCCCAACAGTCAAATTCGGGTTCCCAACACGGCACCAGACCAGATTATCCAGCTGCCCGACGGCGAGATTATTCGTAGGGAAGGCGGTTCGGGTACGTTCTTTGAACCCACAGCACCAGTAACGGAAGATCCGTTTCAACCAGGCATTTCAGATATTGAGCTACCTGAAGATACGGAAATTACGTTTGATGAAGATGGTAATGCCGATATCAGTTTGGGAGATGTCGGTGAAATTACCACGGCTTTACCCAGCCTCTTCCAGTTCCCCACCAAGTTTTTGGCACGTTTGCGAGCACAAGTAGTTAGCGGTAACGCTAAAATTTTGACGGATCCAACTTTGGTAGTTCAAGAAGGACAACAAGCAAATGTTCAGCTGACAGAAGATATTGTCAAAAATGTAAATATTAATTTCGTCGATACAGAAGGGGTTAGCCGGACCGAGCGTGAAGTCAATTTTGAAGAGGTTGGGTTGACGCTCGCTGTTGATGTGCAACGAATTGATGACAATGGTTTTGTTACGCTTACAATTAGTCCCACGGTCAGTTCTCCTGGACAACGTATTAATCTAGGAGATAATGATGCTTTTGCCACAACCGTGAATACAAGGAGCGTTAGTTCCGGTCAGATCCGGATTCGAGACGGACAAACCTTAATTCTAACCGGCATCATTCAGGACACCGATCGTGTGGATGTTACCAAATGGCCAATTTTGGGGGATTTGCCGATCGTTGGCTCGTTGTTTAGAAGTACCGACCGCGAAAACGAACGTAGCGAGGTAATTGTGCTGGTGACACCACGGATTCTCAACGATAGCGAGCAATCGACCTACGGGTACGGTTATACTCCAGGGCAAGAAGCCAGACAAATGTTGCAACAACGAGGATTTCAAGTACCCGGGCAACGTTAG